The Chloroherpetonaceae bacterium genome window below encodes:
- a CDS encoding SLBB domain-containing protein, with translation MNSHILNLIALQKFVANRSISSDDNLFEKFRNFYFLFGFILILFAPNLFIKVLSAQALPGSPSPIQGNSVAQPSPTNYQLNMLQNSAYSSLTQSFAPETYIVGPGDVLFISIFSQTYSSFQVAITPEGKLILPRLAEIVVKRLTIPEVRDSVHRTLLKTYRKAEISVSLVTMRTFEIDVLGEVSLPSKIRVSAADRVSDAITRSPALLDKASLRQVKLRRSNPDTIHKLDIFRFYRLTDNRDNMYLREGDVLLVERRVEDVISVLGDVKYPDRYEFVPGDSLFTLLRLAGGVLESTANLDSVEIIRFNSDRRTTRSLFVSIRGWNIEQNLPLERNDIVIVRRLPLLFPEQTIEIKGYAFVPGTYRIEKGKTTLKEALQLAGGIRPDGSLEEASLYRPKVMRGDVEISSLGEKADLENEEVQYLAARKREPKGKMTVNFKKLFQDNDTTQNILIEPGDIIEIPYYKPYVNVIGRVLYPGNIPFHSGKTIDDYIKAAGGYGKRALKDEVLVLKPNTGDLLEGDAVGEIEPSDIILVQEKMKSTFWKDFVTIFFQISGIIGAIATTYFVIQNVR, from the coding sequence ATGAATTCTCATATTTTGAATTTGATAGCCTTGCAAAAATTCGTTGCAAATCGTTCTATCTCTTCGGATGATAATTTGTTTGAGAAGTTCAGAAATTTCTATTTTTTATTTGGGTTTATTCTCATCCTTTTCGCTCCGAACCTTTTTATTAAAGTTTTAAGCGCTCAAGCACTTCCCGGCTCACCTTCCCCGATTCAAGGAAATTCGGTTGCACAGCCAAGTCCCACGAATTATCAACTGAATATGCTTCAAAACAGTGCTTATTCATCACTCACTCAATCATTTGCGCCTGAAACCTATATCGTAGGCCCCGGCGATGTGCTTTTCATTAGTATATTTTCACAAACGTATTCTTCATTTCAAGTTGCAATAACACCTGAAGGGAAACTGATTTTACCAAGGCTTGCCGAAATTGTAGTGAAGCGGCTTACCATCCCTGAGGTTCGTGATTCAGTGCATCGCACACTCTTAAAGACTTATCGAAAAGCAGAGATTTCCGTTTCACTTGTTACTATGAGGACTTTTGAAATTGATGTTTTAGGAGAAGTTTCTTTGCCCTCAAAAATTCGGGTAAGCGCTGCAGACCGTGTTTCTGATGCCATTACTCGAAGCCCTGCTTTGCTGGATAAAGCGTCTCTCCGTCAAGTGAAACTTCGCCGTAGCAATCCCGATACGATTCACAAACTTGACATTTTCCGATTTTATAGACTTACAGATAATCGCGATAACATGTATTTGCGCGAAGGTGATGTGCTTCTTGTTGAGCGGCGTGTTGAAGATGTAATTTCAGTTTTAGGAGATGTGAAATATCCGGATCGATACGAATTTGTACCGGGTGATTCCCTTTTTACCTTGCTAAGATTAGCCGGTGGCGTTTTGGAATCTACCGCGAACTTAGATAGCGTTGAGATTATCCGTTTCAATTCTGATAGAAGAACCACGCGATCACTTTTTGTTTCAATTCGGGGTTGGAATATTGAACAAAATCTCCCGCTTGAAAGAAATGACATTGTTATCGTTCGGCGCTTGCCCTTGTTATTTCCAGAGCAAACCATCGAGATAAAAGGTTATGCATTTGTACCGGGGACATATCGGATTGAAAAAGGAAAAACCACTCTCAAAGAAGCGCTCCAACTCGCAGGTGGTATCCGACCTGACGGCTCATTGGAAGAGGCCTCACTTTATCGGCCTAAAGTGATGAGAGGTGATGTTGAAATTTCATCACTTGGCGAAAAAGCAGATTTGGAAAATGAAGAGGTGCAATACCTTGCCGCAAGAAAGCGCGAGCCTAAAGGTAAAATGACCGTAAATTTCAAGAAGCTCTTCCAAGATAATGACACCACACAAAACATTTTAATTGAACCCGGAGACATCATTGAAATTCCGTACTACAAACCATATGTCAATGTTATTGGAAGAGTATTATATCCCGGTAATATCCCTTTTCACTCAGGTAAAACTATCGATGACTACATTAAAGCTGCTGGTGGATATGGAAAGCGCGCGCTCAAAGACGAAGTTTTGGTTCTCAAACCCAATACGGGAGATTTGCTAGAGGGAGATGCTGTTGGGGAAATAGAACCTTCAGATATTATCCTTGTTCAGGAAAAAATGAAATCAACATTTTGGAAAGATTTTGTGACCATTTTTTTTCAAATAAGTGGAATTATTGGGGCAATTGCCACGACATACTTTGTTATTCAAAATGTTCGTTAA